One segment of Balneolaceae bacterium DNA contains the following:
- a CDS encoding methyltransferase domain-containing protein, translating into MSDSTRQTVDRYDRRASRYERRWAAYLRHTHGRFMKKLDFGKNDRLLDLSAGTGLLASDLLSSGRSFGSLTLNEPSRGMLDRARSRLSGRDDLTFTSYAAENFPWEEYRFDAIFILNALHFYPRQREILRGAYEALAGGGRLYLLDWDRSGWFRPINAFIQVTMAEYINTRSLEEIRGMLQETGFAVRGMRSWRFRWWKLCYAEGFREG; encoded by the coding sequence ATGAGTGATTCCACCCGCCAGACCGTGGACCGCTACGACCGTCGGGCCAGCCGCTACGAACGCCGCTGGGCTGCCTACCTCCGGCATACCCACGGCCGCTTCATGAAGAAGCTTGACTTCGGCAAAAACGACCGCCTGCTCGATCTCAGCGCGGGCACGGGACTGCTGGCCTCGGATCTGCTGTCCTCGGGCCGGTCCTTCGGCAGCCTCACTCTCAACGAACCTTCCCGCGGCATGCTCGACCGTGCCAGGAGCCGGCTGTCCGGGCGCGACGACCTCACCTTCACCTCCTATGCAGCGGAAAACTTTCCCTGGGAAGAATACCGTTTCGATGCCATTTTCATCCTCAACGCCCTGCACTTTTACCCCCGTCAGCGGGAGATTCTGCGAGGCGCCTATGAAGCGCTGGCCGGCGGAGGACGCCTGTACCTGTTGGACTGGGACCGAAGCGGCTGGTTTCGTCCCATAAACGCCTTTATCCAGGTAACTATGGCGGAGTATATTAACACGCGCTCGCTGGAAGAGATACGCGGGATGCTGCAGGAGACAGGCTTTGCCGTGCGCGGGATGCGGTCCTGGCGATTCAGATGGTGGAAACTCTGCTACGCGGAAGGTTTCAGGGAAGGTTGA
- a CDS encoding hydrogen peroxide-inducible genes activator, translating into MNLQQLRYIIAVDDHRHFGRAAEACHVTQPTLSMMVQKLEEELGVKLFDRNRQPVVPTGIGVKVIRQARAAVRHAEEIPEVIEAERGTLRGQLRLGVIPTLAPYLLPHFVPSFVRDHPEVKLAVSEMVTGRIEEELREGSIDAGLLVTPLDNAALEEIPLFYEKFYAYLAHSHPLFDKEYILAEDIDVNQLWLLEEGHCFRSQILELCELKRSQVQEASFTYEAGSIETLRKFVERNNGITILPELATVDMREEHRARLRSFHKPEPVREVSLAIHRTYLKRRLVDALREAILECLPGGPTLAPEGRRVLEVNLP; encoded by the coding sequence ATGAACCTCCAGCAGCTCAGGTATATCATTGCGGTAGACGACCACCGCCACTTCGGGCGGGCGGCCGAAGCGTGCCACGTCACCCAGCCCACCCTGAGCATGATGGTGCAGAAACTGGAGGAGGAGCTGGGGGTGAAACTTTTCGACCGCAACAGGCAGCCGGTGGTGCCCACCGGCATAGGCGTCAAGGTAATCCGCCAGGCCCGCGCTGCGGTGCGGCACGCTGAGGAGATCCCCGAGGTCATCGAGGCGGAGCGGGGCACTCTCCGGGGGCAGCTTCGGCTCGGCGTCATTCCCACTCTGGCGCCCTACCTTCTGCCTCACTTTGTGCCGTCCTTCGTTCGGGACCATCCCGAGGTGAAACTGGCCGTGTCGGAGATGGTGACCGGACGCATCGAGGAGGAGCTTCGCGAGGGGAGCATCGATGCCGGTCTGCTGGTGACACCGCTGGATAACGCCGCCCTGGAAGAGATCCCTCTTTTTTACGAGAAGTTTTACGCCTACCTGGCGCATTCGCATCCCCTGTTCGACAAGGAGTACATCCTGGCGGAGGACATAGACGTGAACCAGCTGTGGCTGCTGGAGGAGGGCCACTGTTTCCGCAGCCAGATCCTGGAGCTGTGCGAGCTGAAGCGCTCGCAGGTGCAGGAGGCCTCCTTCACGTACGAGGCCGGCAGCATCGAAACCCTCCGAAAGTTCGTGGAACGCAACAACGGCATCACCATTCTCCCGGAGCTGGCAACGGTGGACATGAGGGAGGAGCACCGGGCCCGTCTGCGCTCGTTTCACAAACCCGAGCCTGTTCGCGAGGTAAGCCTGGCCATACATCGCACCTATCTCAAGCGCCGGCTGGTGGATGCGCTGAGGGAGGCCATTCTTGAGTGCCTGCCCGGGGGACCCACCCTGGCGCCGGAGGGGCGGCGCGTATTGGAGGTCAACCTTCCCTGA
- a CDS encoding metal-dependent transcriptional regulator, translating to MVLSQAVEDYLKAIYKLETEGEGASTTRIAEALDVSSASATNMVKRLAKMGLVNYRSYKGTSLSSSGRKIALEIIRHHRLLELYLLEVMGYSWDEVHDEAEKLEHHISEQFEDKIAELLDHPTHDPHGDPIPSKDGIMPVMDDTPLNEAGEGVTYIVTRVKNQDPEVLRYLEKIGLLPGVKVTIHEKAPFEGPVTLFIEESEQTVGRNLGEHIYLAEMPDQD from the coding sequence ATGGTACTCAGCCAGGCTGTAGAGGATTATCTCAAGGCCATATACAAGCTGGAGACGGAGGGCGAAGGAGCCTCCACCACCCGCATCGCCGAGGCACTGGATGTCTCGTCGGCCTCGGCCACCAATATGGTCAAGCGTCTGGCCAAGATGGGCCTGGTGAACTACCGCTCCTACAAGGGTACCTCGCTGAGTTCTTCCGGACGCAAGATCGCACTGGAGATTATCCGCCACCACCGCCTGTTGGAACTGTACCTGCTGGAGGTGATGGGCTACTCCTGGGATGAGGTGCATGACGAGGCGGAAAAGCTGGAGCACCATATTTCCGAGCAGTTTGAGGACAAGATCGCCGAGCTTCTGGACCACCCTACCCACGACCCTCATGGCGATCCCATCCCCAGCAAGGATGGAATCATGCCCGTCATGGATGACACGCCGCTCAACGAGGCGGGCGAAGGCGTCACGTACATTGTCACCCGTGTAAAAAACCAGGATCCTGAAGTGCTGCGCTACCTTGAAAAGATCGGCCTGCTGCCGGGCGTCAAGGTAACCATCCACGAAAAAGCCCCCTTTGAGGGTCCCGTCACCCTGTTTATCGAAGAGTCCGAACAGACCGTCGGCCGCAATCTGGGGGAGCATATCTACCTGGCCGAGATGCCCGACCAGGATTAA
- a CDS encoding thioredoxin fold domain-containing protein: MIKPVVLSLALALMLLVTGIPAAAAQPAGEVQSEAAADSSWGIGWHAMQQAQKLAADRGRKVLVYARAEWCTYCKRMEKEVLPDGEVGALIDRHFLPVKIDVESDSLMHFNGRSLSQRQFSNEMRAVATPTFVFISGEGEVLGIQPGFLPKNTFMALLTYVGTDAYREMDAGAFIKQWKEEHSGR, translated from the coding sequence GTGATTAAACCAGTCGTTCTCTCCCTCGCACTGGCGCTGATGCTCCTGGTGACGGGCATCCCTGCCGCCGCGGCCCAGCCTGCCGGAGAGGTCCAATCGGAGGCTGCGGCTGACTCCTCCTGGGGTATCGGCTGGCACGCCATGCAGCAGGCCCAGAAACTCGCCGCCGACCGCGGACGCAAGGTACTGGTCTACGCCCGGGCCGAGTGGTGCACCTACTGCAAGCGTATGGAGAAAGAGGTGCTTCCCGACGGGGAGGTGGGCGCACTCATCGACCGGCATTTCCTGCCGGTAAAGATAGATGTGGAGTCCGATTCACTTATGCATTTCAACGGGCGCAGCCTCAGCCAGCGACAGTTCAGCAACGAGATGCGCGCGGTGGCGACCCCCACCTTCGTCTTTATCTCCGGGGAGGGCGAGGTACTGGGCATTCAGCCGGGTTTCCTGCCCAAGAATACGTTCATGGCCCTGCTCACCTACGTGGGAACCGATGCCTACCGGGAGATGGACGCAGGCGCATTTATCAAACAATGGAAAGAGGAGCACAGCGGCAGGTAG
- a CDS encoding SpoIIE family protein phosphatase yields MAGIFSFSSDSRDVLLLLLGLAGAVVFFLLYPSQHPLSTAEISTEADEIELRSVEQLSSLGYSLSDYRTEVHLRPYSVMLDSLQREMGRQRAVEVLRADTNPGLKAFYWEVAFYDPFSEEDGNVEMSVNSSGDPPSPGENAGIRVRFDPQGNFLELRNSLNRLPRQLLDREALARAFGERIDDTLVSLPIQGQTDSALTRRLYFDLEQPVEGGPSRLQAMRENFSRGQPFRINRLEAERMARHFMEQSGWARSTFARDTVFIRRVESTNSAVVRFHSAPVEGQQLRLDVQIAPTGSLLQMNAAWNPDRPNGATWGTVAGTVENAVVVIFLLGCLILFFYRLRARAIDTRSALVVAILSGLGIAGFFILQNIASFDLFGDAGGQFEAIFLLIGTGIMAAAASVGFFILFATSDSVTRQHWPQKLATYDYIRQGTVFNKPVGSVVLRSVTLSLVLAGIWTLLLWAMQGLYLGIPEGGVFLDGTAGWPPFYVMLHNSWFSFTAVLGIFLILGSLVWSRSRSRLWTGAAMTLACGVFFPLNIAAGPAGPEFLAGCLVGLALTLIYLKWDFSTLLISLFLFLGLVRTASGWVAPDSPDLYVFVTFLVFVLLLISAASLAILMGEEERVLPRYVPEYVEELAQEERIKQELVIAREVQQSFLPTRIPRLASLDLAAICQPAHETGGDYYDLIPLDEHRMAVAIGDVSGKGIQAAFYMTFIKGIIHSLCRETDSPADLLKKTNRLFFDNAQKGTFISLVYGIIDTRSRTFTFARAGHNPALHYDRSEDRIRELQPGGLGIGLTREESFDLNIHQTTVELEKDDILLLYTDGIVEALDEERRFYGAVRLRELLKAHGGQTSKGVLDSLFEDVREFVGEAKQHDDMTMVVIRYG; encoded by the coding sequence ATGGCCGGGATTTTTTCATTCAGCTCTGATTCGCGGGACGTGCTCCTGCTGCTGCTGGGTTTGGCGGGGGCGGTGGTCTTTTTCCTGCTTTACCCATCCCAGCATCCCCTCTCCACGGCGGAGATATCCACGGAGGCCGACGAAATTGAGCTGCGGTCGGTGGAGCAGCTCTCCAGCCTGGGCTATAGCCTGAGCGACTACCGGACCGAGGTGCATCTGCGGCCCTATTCGGTGATGCTGGACAGCCTGCAGCGGGAGATGGGAAGGCAGCGCGCCGTGGAGGTCCTGCGCGCGGACACGAATCCCGGCTTAAAGGCTTTTTACTGGGAGGTGGCCTTCTACGATCCCTTCAGCGAGGAGGATGGCAACGTGGAGATGAGCGTCAACTCCAGCGGAGATCCTCCGTCGCCGGGCGAGAATGCAGGCATCCGTGTCCGCTTCGACCCGCAGGGCAACTTCCTTGAGCTGCGCAACAGTCTCAACCGTCTGCCCCGGCAATTGCTTGACCGTGAGGCCCTGGCCAGGGCTTTCGGCGAGCGCATTGACGATACCCTTGTCTCCCTCCCCATCCAGGGGCAGACCGACTCGGCCCTTACCCGCCGGCTCTACTTCGATCTTGAGCAGCCCGTGGAGGGCGGACCATCCCGCCTGCAGGCCATGAGGGAAAATTTCAGCAGAGGCCAGCCCTTCCGGATCAATCGGCTTGAGGCTGAGCGCATGGCACGCCATTTTATGGAGCAAAGCGGCTGGGCCCGGAGTACCTTCGCACGGGATACGGTCTTCATCCGGCGCGTTGAAAGCACCAACTCCGCCGTGGTGAGATTCCACTCCGCACCGGTCGAGGGCCAGCAACTGCGACTGGACGTGCAGATTGCGCCCACCGGGTCTCTGCTGCAGATGAATGCCGCCTGGAATCCCGATCGGCCGAATGGCGCCACCTGGGGCACGGTGGCCGGAACGGTGGAGAACGCCGTGGTCGTCATTTTCCTGCTGGGCTGCCTTATACTCTTCTTTTACCGACTTCGCGCGCGGGCCATTGACACCCGGTCGGCCCTGGTGGTGGCCATACTATCGGGCCTGGGTATTGCCGGGTTCTTTATCCTGCAGAATATTGCGAGCTTCGACCTCTTCGGCGATGCCGGCGGGCAGTTCGAGGCCATCTTTCTGCTCATCGGCACCGGCATCATGGCGGCAGCGGCCTCGGTGGGATTTTTTATCCTGTTTGCCACCAGTGACTCGGTGACCCGACAGCACTGGCCGCAGAAACTTGCCACCTACGACTATATCCGGCAGGGCACGGTCTTCAACAAACCCGTGGGATCGGTAGTACTGCGCTCGGTCACCCTCTCGCTGGTCCTTGCGGGCATTTGGACGCTTCTTCTGTGGGCCATGCAGGGTCTCTACCTGGGCATACCCGAAGGGGGCGTATTCCTGGATGGCACCGCCGGCTGGCCGCCCTTCTACGTAATGCTTCACAACAGCTGGTTCAGTTTTACCGCGGTGCTGGGCATCTTTCTCATCCTGGGCAGCCTGGTATGGTCGCGCTCGCGCAGCCGCCTTTGGACCGGCGCAGCCATGACGCTGGCCTGCGGGGTATTCTTCCCGCTGAACATTGCCGCGGGACCCGCGGGACCGGAATTCCTGGCGGGCTGCCTGGTGGGGCTGGCCCTGACGCTTATCTACCTGAAGTGGGACTTTTCCACGCTGCTGATCTCTTTATTCCTTTTCCTGGGCTTGGTGCGCACCGCCTCCGGCTGGGTGGCTCCCGACTCTCCCGACCTCTACGTTTTCGTCACCTTTCTAGTCTTTGTGCTTCTGTTAATCAGCGCGGCCAGCCTGGCCATTCTTATGGGTGAAGAGGAGCGGGTGCTCCCGCGCTATGTGCCCGAGTACGTGGAGGAGCTGGCCCAGGAGGAGCGCATTAAACAGGAGCTGGTCATCGCCCGCGAAGTACAGCAGTCCTTCCTGCCCACGCGCATCCCGCGGCTGGCTTCCCTCGACCTGGCCGCCATCTGCCAGCCGGCCCACGAGACCGGGGGTGACTACTACGATTTGATCCCGCTGGACGAGCACCGCATGGCAGTGGCCATAGGCGACGTGAGCGGCAAGGGAATTCAGGCCGCCTTCTACATGACCTTCATCAAGGGCATCATCCACAGCCTCTGCCGGGAAACCGATTCCCCGGCCGACCTTCTCAAGAAGACCAACCGCCTCTTTTTTGACAACGCCCAGAAGGGCACCTTCATCTCCCTGGTCTACGGCATTATCGACACCCGTTCGCGCACCTTCACCTTTGCACGCGCCGGCCACAATCCCGCCCTGCACTACGACCGCTCGGAAGACCGCATTCGCGAGTTGCAGCCCGGCGGACTGGGCATCGGTCTTACCCGCGAGGAATCCTTTGACCTGAATATCCACCAGACGACCGTGGAGCTGGAGAAGGACGACATCCTGCTGCTCTACACCGACGGCATCGTGGAGGCCCTCGACGAGGAACGCCGCTTCTACGGGGCGGTGAGGCTGCGCGAGCTGCTGAAGGCCCATGGGGGACAGACTTCCAAAGGGGTGTTGGACAGCCTCTTCGAGGACGTGCGGGAATTCGTAGGGGAGGCCAAGCAGCACGACGACATGACCATGGTGGTCATCCGATACGGGTAA
- a CDS encoding NRDE family protein yields the protein MCLIAFSYRNHPRYDLVFAANRDEFYERPTRDAQFWEERPRLLAGRDLKAGGTWMGITRGGRLAALTNYRDMDNHNPEAASRGELVLEALAYGGDTAELLREIDARAGRYNGFNLLAGSVCRLHYYSSRERRVRELDPGLYGLSNHLLDTPWPKVRCAKSALAEILAGEDPDREALFGMLLDRKEASGEQLPDTGLPPEREKAVSPVFIRSEGYGTRCSTVLTVDKKGQVYFEERVYRPGSLEVQSRNRYEFTLEAELQS from the coding sequence ATGTGCCTCATCGCCTTCTCCTACCGCAATCACCCGCGCTACGACCTGGTCTTCGCCGCCAATCGGGACGAGTTTTACGAGCGCCCCACCCGCGATGCGCAGTTTTGGGAGGAACGTCCCCGTCTGCTGGCGGGCAGAGACCTGAAGGCGGGCGGCACCTGGATGGGCATCACGCGCGGGGGACGCCTGGCCGCCCTCACCAACTACCGCGACATGGACAACCATAACCCTGAGGCCGCCAGCCGGGGTGAACTGGTGCTCGAGGCCCTGGCGTACGGGGGCGATACCGCGGAGCTTCTTCGGGAGATCGACGCGCGCGCCGGCCGTTACAACGGATTCAACCTGCTGGCAGGCAGCGTCTGCCGGCTGCACTACTATTCCAGCCGCGAGAGACGTGTCCGCGAGTTGGATCCGGGTCTCTATGGACTGAGCAATCACCTGTTGGACACCCCGTGGCCCAAGGTGCGCTGCGCCAAGTCGGCCCTGGCAGAGATCCTGGCCGGGGAGGATCCCGACAGGGAGGCGCTGTTCGGGATGCTGCTGGACCGAAAGGAGGCGTCCGGAGAACAGCTCCCCGACACGGGACTCCCGCCGGAGCGTGAGAAGGCGGTCTCCCCGGTGTTCATACGCTCGGAAGGCTACGGCACGCGCTGCTCGACGGTGTTGACGGTGGACAAGAAGGGACAGGTATACTTCGAAGAGCGGGTCTATCGGCCGGGAAGCCTGGAGGTGCAAAGTCGCAACCGGTACGAATTCACCCTGGAGGCGGAGCTGCAGAGCTAG